Within Brachyhypopomus gauderio isolate BG-103 chromosome 4, BGAUD_0.2, whole genome shotgun sequence, the genomic segment AACCAGAAGGTAACCAGAAGATATCGGTGCTTCCCACTGGCCTGTGTAAGGGAGAAGACTGGGAGGACTTGTGCAAGTCGGACCCTTTGGGCATCTCGTTCAGCTCACCAGTCCTGCACGGCAGCGAAGGACTCCTCGTTGGTgatgtcatacatgaggatgaaGCCCATGGCGCCGCGGTAGTACGCTGTGGTGATGGTCCTGTAGCGCTCCTGTCCTGCTGTGTCCTGAAGACAGAGGAAGAAGACCCTTAGAACAGCTTAACCAGCCCATCGCGGCCAGCCGATTATAGCCTGCATGTGCCTTTTAATAATATATAGCATGTATAATATATAGCTATTTAATTATGGATTTCCACAAGTGTATTCTGCCGAATTCAAATCATCTGTCTAGATTGTTATAAAGGTTCTGAGAACTTTTGCACTAGCAGTACCACATTGCTTCAGGTGTTGTCAACGAGAGAGCATATATCTAGCATGTTTGTTTTGGCCCCACTGCCTCAGAAAGGCAGGAAATCAAGAGGAGATACAGTATAAACCTGAAGGGCTGGTTTCCTGGACACAGAGAGTAAATGAGTCTGAGCTGACAAACCCAACAAGGACATTCATGGTGGAATTAGCGATTTAAGCTGAATCAAGCTTCACTTGGGCTAATAACCAGGCCAGATGGATATCTTGGTTATTGTCATAAAAGTAATGGGTCACCCATTAAAGAAAAAAGTAATCCCAAAAAGCAGACAGATCGTGTTGATCCAGCACCCAGACGGGTCTGGAAGCTGCCTGGGCTGATGAGGAGATGCAAGGCCTACAGAGGCCATCTGCCAGAGATGCTTATCTACATCTGCTCAGACCATGGGCTTTGGTTCCAGCTGGTGCAGTAGAAGAGACCCAGCCTTTCATTTCCTGTGTTTTTCACATTGTCtttatataaataatactgatggatggatggatagatgaaACCACTTCAGAGTGTTAAAAGCTATGGATATATTGATAAATACACGTATTTCCTGTTTGCTGTTGCTCTTTCACGAATGTATCATAGTTTGCCTACACCACTTGCGTTTTTTTAGCAAACAACGAGAAACAGTCTGGGGATGTAGACAAAGTGACTCACCCAAATCTGTAGTTTGATTCTCTTGTCGTTCTTGTACACTGTTTTGACTCTGAAGTCGATACCCACGGTACTGACGAAGGCCGACGTGAAGGCGTCATCGGCATAGCGGAAAAGAAAAGATGTCTTCCCCACGCTGCTGTTTCCAATGATTAAAAGCTTGAACATGTAATCGAAGTTTTGATCAGAGTTCTCTTTCTGTTTGCCATCCTGAGCGACAGCCATCTAGAAAAAGCCGAGGAAAACGGAAGAAAGTACATCATTTGGGTTCTCATGAAACACACCTCTTCCGTACACAGAGCTTGTGCGGTGAAAATATGGAGATCATGACTGCCGAGAACTTGGCGAGCAGCCCGTCGCGCGCTCAGCACCACGGAGCTGTCCATCTCGCCCAGCGCGTTTTTACGACGGATCAGGAAATTCTGTTGAAGGCGCTGCGGTTTTTGGTCAAACGTTTGTTACTGGATATAGGCAACACAACTCTTAGAATCTCCTTCATTCGCGCTAGTTTTATGTAACCGTGCAGAAATAGTTTTACACGTTCATCATGGGTGTTCTGTCCTCACTTTCTGACATGAGCAACCTACTGAATTGTTAAATAATTCAGATTATGacttcaaaacaaaacaaacaaacgaacGAACAATATAGACTACTGCGTTTTACTAAACAAGCTTGTGTTTTAATATCCCGACGCCTCCGTTTCGAAATAAAAAAAACGTTTAGCTGTCTTACCTTGCCATATATATCCATATCTTTGTAGATGGCTTACAAACAGATCTCTTTCTTCACCAGTTTATTTGGCGAGGTGGAGTCAGCTCGGGGAATAAATCTCAAACGCCGTGATGCACGTCACTGGCTCGCGCTCTCCACCCATTCTATTCACCCAGGTCCGCGTCTTGTGCAATGCGCATGCGCTCTTTGAGGAGCGCAGACGGCGGCAGAGACGAGGCGGTTGCTTTTGGTTCACCGCGAGCTCTCGCTGCAGGCTCGTGGGTCCACAAGCTGCTCCTTACATAATCACTAATAGGCCTCCAAGCAACAGGCTGTAAACACCTAAAACAACGTTTTTGCTGTATAACCTGTGAGATAAAGGCCCGTATTTTCAAATAGCTCAAAATAAAGACCCACTCTATCTTTAAGTggaaatgttattttaaatagtacAATACTATCCACTTCTTTGCAGCATTTTCAAATGTAGTTTAGCGAATTACTTGGCAAATAAGTAACCGGAAGTCTCTACAATTGATTAATCATCTTTGTTTGTTAGTATTCTTGTTTCCCTCGCCAAACCTTTTATCATCTTTGAACATCCTTTGGTTTATCATTTGGATACAACCACTAGGGGCAGTGTAGGTCCGTGTTTAAGAATGCACTTTTAAGTATACTCGCTAGAGCCATCGAAAGTCACCACCCTGCATACTACTACCAATTATACTCGTACATGCCCAGGACTGGAGGAAGTTACGCAGTAGGTTATGTGAGGACATATGTCCACTGACCTGGGTCGGTTAGTGCGTTGTCAGTCAGTGCCACTTAGTATGACGCCGTGGGAAGCACGTTGTTTTTAGGTACGTCATGTACGagtctgaagaaaaaaaaagattttcaagaCAGTAGGCTACTATGTTCCGTATTTGACAGGCATCTTTCGTATATTTATGCTATATTTTAGGCTCAAGATAGCTGCGTTCAGATCAGTCCAACAGTAACGCAGTAGTATACGGCCATGCACGCATAGAACTTTATGTGATTTTAAAGTATAGTATATATCCCATAGAGTAGTTCTGTAGTAACTGTCGTTCATGTCTAGTCCAGACATGGAGTGTCTGTGTTGTCAACAATATCAAACATTTTCTAGAACGTTTGGCGTCAGCGTAAGACGAGTCCTGGCGCCCTCTGCTGGATTAAAATGTACATTACAGCCTCGCCAacccaaaaaacaacaacaacgttACATTTCCCCTTCCATATCGTCTTAAACCTTTTTCTATTTTAAAGATATTATAATGTTTGAGACATTTACACCTATAGATGGTGGTGTTTTAGACTGCTTTCTTGTCTCTAAAATTAATGTCCTGGATTAAAAAGGTTGAAATGGACTTAGCTTGaactttttttaaattaaaaatcgGCAGATGCTTATGGGTTACGCAGAACTTAACAGTTTACTTAATCGTTTACACTGAAAATCTAGTAAGCTACTGATAAACTGCCTGGGtttatataatatttttaaaattgtttttttattagTGGTTGTTCTCTCTGATAATTTCTGTTTACACATTTTCTGAGTTGGTTTTAGGGGTCAGTCATGGAGGATTCAATTGAAGTCATCCTTCAAGATGGCGATTCCAGATTTTCCCGTCATACCCAGGAGAAGCCAGTCGTTATGGCCGCCTCAGGGGCTACACTCATGGGCTTATATGGGCTTTGGACAGTGTTTGCACTCCCTGGCTTTCGAAAAGTACCAAAATGTTTGAAGGTATTGGAATCTAGCTTTGTAAACCTCACCTGCAAAACCGTACTCTCCATACCTGAAACGCACATTCATCCGTAAAGGATCGTGGCGCTTACAGGCAGACTGTTGTCTGTACCACACAGGTGCCATATCTGCCCTCCAGCAGCACACAGACACGGAACGTCCTGAAGCTCCTGCAGTCCCGAGCAGGCTGTCTCGCAGACCTGGGCTCTGGGGATGGAAGACTGGTGAGAGCTCATTCCAGGACACATAGTGTTCACCTATATCAAATGTCTTTGCACAAGCATTTAGCAcaagttttttgtttgtttgtttaagtAGCATAAAGTGGTGTGACCTTCTGTCTGTTACTATATCCTGTAACAAAATGTCAGCATCTGGTACTTTTAACACAATATATAGGATTATACTAGATTGTATTCATGATTAGCAAGATATTTTATCATATACTGTATACATAGATCTCATCttataaaatattatttatgcTAAGCATTAAAGTACAGGAAGTTTATAAAATAGCCTAAAACTTGCTAATCATAGTAGTAGTATTACTATAACCTATAGaaaataacaaatatatatttgatattatCATCCTGGATAAAAATTGGAATCAACACAAGAACTGTGATAGTGTAAAATGTTAGTTTAATGGAGTCCTGCATTCCTGCAGTAATGTGAtgtacatccatccatccatttacatCCTCTTATCCCGGTCCGAGTCGCGGAGGCAGTACCCTAAGCACAGATGCCTAGGTTTC encodes:
- the rab3c gene encoding ras-related protein Rab-3C, with protein sequence MDIYGKMAVAQDGKQKENSDQNFDYMFKLLIIGNSSVGKTSFLFRYADDAFTSAFVSTVGIDFRVKTVYKNDKRIKLQIWDTAGQERYRTITTAYYRGAMGFILMYDITNEESFAAVQDWSTQVKTYSWDNSQVILVGNKCDMEEERIVSVDSGRLLAEQLGFEFFETSAKDNINVKQTFECLVDIICDKMADNLETDRAVSTGTATLTDNPAPHQQSDCSC